The Camelina sativa cultivar DH55 chromosome 16, Cs, whole genome shotgun sequence sequence TGCAATTGATGCGACTGCTCCTCCATGTAACCCATTAAAGAAATTCTAATCATTCACAACAAAACCCCAAATCAAAGATCGAAACTTTAATtttcacaacaaacaaaaaaacagaaaagatcGAAACTTTACGAAACCCATTTGattcaattgaaaaaaaaaaaaacagagagaagaagaagattacggATAAGGATGGTGTGACGATGACGGAACAAGAGACACGGCCGCGTGAGATGGAGAGAGCTTTGGTGTTGCTTTGAAATAAGATTGAGAAAGAGTCGGATTCGGTGAAATCGTTGACAGATGAGTCAGGGGCGATAGCTTTGAAGAAATCAGCAACCATCAATACGCTATTTGGATCGATCTCTTTGGATGCCGTCGTCGCCTCTGATGACACCGGAGGAGACGGCATCGTCGTGTCTGTGGTTCCACTCCCAGTTTCTCGGAATTTTTCccacttcattttttttttctttaaccttttatctgatttttccaaattgattattattttttttcgttcgtacagtgttgattttttttttggctcttttGTAATCAaactttttcctatttttagaaagttattaCCAGTAAGAAAAAATTAAGCTTATGTGTATAAAATTACAgccacattttttcttttttggtgacCGATTTATTAGTTtctcattatcttttttttttcaaaaatgaattaaaaataaaaatattctcCATAAAATATTCAACTGGATTTACGATCAATTGGTgaaaagaaagttttttaaaaaaaataatatgagcataTGGCTTGCAATAATACacatttatgaattatgatataTCCaacttatattatttattatatttatatatactgttTTTTCGAGAGAAATATTTTTGCTATTAAAATGAAGAAAGAACATTGCTGCATCTTGGCATATCAGTTCATCATTGGCTGGTGCAAATGGATTGCGAGGAATCATCAAGGTAAAGTATTGTATCACGCTAGACAGGCAATACAGGCTACAGAATCACATGTGCTAACTTTCTTGAGATGTTCCTTATGGGCACTTGAGGCACTGCAGGCTCTACATGTGGATCGGATTGAAGTGGTGTTGGATAATATTACGGCTATTGAGGCTATAAACAATCCACAAGAGTGGCTACGGTATGGTTTCTTATTGCGGGATATCCAGAACTTATTGTCAAGCTTTAATGTCTGGGAGTGTGCCACCAAGTTGTGGCTTCAGCAAATAAAGTGGCAACGGCTATCGCGAACAGTGTTACACATGATGGGCGTCTGCAGTCGTACTTATCACTTGGGGGTCCTTCTTGATTACTTGACCAGGTGCGCAATGAGGCAGATGCTTAAATGTTTCGACATAATCTTACAACGGAGGGAATGAGCAGTGGCTTGGTCATGCTGGGTGTAGCTCCGCTGTTTCAACTGGTGCACTTGGAGGATCTTTTGATCTCAGTATCAAGTGAGAACTGGTGGCTTTTTTCTCGTTAAAGTTTTCACGCCTTCTTATTTCCATTTTCTAGTTGTAAGCACTACCATATTTTGTTCTattagatgacaaaaaaaaaaattgaagaaagaaaaaaaatactaaaataaaaataaaaaaccagccCTGACTTCAGTACAAGTAGTGACTACTAAGACAAAAGAACATAGTATTAACTAATAAGCCCGTAC is a genomic window containing:
- the LOC104749161 gene encoding uncharacterized protein LOC104749161 → MKWEKFRETGSGTTDTTMPSPPVSSEATTASKEIDPNSVLMVADFFKAIAPDSSVNDFTESDSFSILFQSNTKALSISRGRVSCSVIVTPSLSNFFNGLHGGAVASIAERVAMACVKTVVSEDKHLFLGELSTSYLSSAPISSELVVEASVVRTGRNLSVVTVEFKIKETMKVTYLSRATFYHSPISRL